Genomic window (Candidatus Hydrogenedentota bacterium):
ATTGGTGGCCTCGCGCAAATACTCGTCTCGTTGCGACTGCATTTCGGCGAGGTGCTTGTCGCGCTGCTCGAATCGCTCAATTTCCTCGACGGCATTGTCGCGATATGCCAGGATGGCCTCGATGGAGTCGCCAAACTTGCGCTTCAGATCGCCGATCTGACTGATGCGCTGGTTTAGGGATTCCAGTTCCTGCGGGTCGTACTCCACTTGGCCGGTGTATCCACGAAGCTCGGAGCAGAGGTCGGCCAACGACGCGCGCACTTCCCCAAGACCCGATACAAACGATTGAAAGCGCGTGTCGATACGCGCCAGTTCTTCCAGCGCGCGCAACGCGTGATCCATGCTGTCGATTGCCGCATCGCCGTCGCGTTCGTACAGGTGAGCGTACGCGCCACACGTCAACTCATAGATCTTCTCCGCGTTCGTGATGATATTCCTGCGCGACTTGACCTCGTCTTCTTCAGAAGGCTTCAAGTCCGCGCCATTGATTTCGGTAACTTCGAACCGCAGGAATTCGACTCGCCGTGCACGTTCCCGGTCATCCGTTTCCATTTCGGCGATTTGTTTTTCGATGTCGCGGAGCTTGCCCACCAATTCGGCTACCACGGCGGCATCGACTTCCGTATTCGCGAAGTTGTCGAGCAATTCGAGTTGGCGATCGGTCTTCAATAAGGACTGGTGGTCGTGCTGGCCGTGAAGGTCGACCAGTTCATCGCCAATCTGGGCCAGCATGGACACGGGGACGATATTGCCGCAGACATTGGCGCGGCTGCGTCCATCGGCGGCGATGATGCGTGTCAGAACCAGCTCGCCGTCGGTGAGCTCAATCTCAAGGCTATCCAGCAGGGCCTTGAGGTGGCGGGAAGGCCGTGGGATGCGGAACACCGCGTCGACTTTCGCGCGGTCGACGTTGTCGCGCACGATGTCGGCAGAGGCACGCCCTCCGAGTACGAGGTCGAGCGCGCCCAGGATGATGGACTTGCCCGCGCCGGTTTCACCGGTGAGTACGTTGAGGCCAGGGCGGAAGTCAATCTCGATTTCGTCGATGATCGCGAAGTTTTGAATGTGCAGCGTCTCAAGCATGGTGCGCCACCTTCAGTTCCATCAGGAACTCCTTGTTCCCCGCCGGTCCCAGCAAGGGAGAGGGTATCACACGATCGGAGAGGAATCCCAAGTCGCGCGCTGAAGCCGCCACATCGGTTAGTACTGCATCGTGAATCTTTGAATCGCGCACCACGCCGCCCTTGCCGACGGCATTGCGCCCGGCTTCGAATTGCGGTTTCACGAGGACCACGCCTACGGCATCTGGTGTGACGAGCGCCTTCAGGGGGGGCAGCACCAACTTAAGCGAGATAAAGGAGCAATCGGCGACAAAGAAGTTGGGTCGCTCCGGTAAATCGGCGGGCGAGACATGGCGGATATTGGTCCTTTCCATGACGACCACGCGCGAATCCTGCCGTAATTTCCAGGCGAGTTGTCCATACCCCACATCCACGGCATACACGCGTGCCGCGCCACGCTGAAGCAGGCAGTCCGTGAACCCACCGGTGGACGCACCGACATCGATGGCGATGACGCCATTCACATCCAAGTCAAAGGCATCAAGTGCAGCGACCAGTTTCTCGCCGCCACGGCTGACAAAAGGGTGTTCTTCTCTAATTTCGATGGACACATTTTCCTCGAAGCGCGCGCCGGGTTTGTCGAGTTTCTCGCCGCTAACTGAATAGACCATACCGGTCAAAATCATGCCTTGTGCGCGCGACCTTGTGACGCCTGCTAGACGAGAAACGATGATGTCGAGGCGCTCTTTCA
Coding sequences:
- a CDS encoding TlyA family RNA methyltransferase; translation: MKERLDIIVSRLAGVTRSRAQGMILTGMVYSVSGEKLDKPGARFEENVSIEIREEHPFVSRGGEKLVAALDAFDLDVNGVIAIDVGASTGGFTDCLLQRGAARVYAVDVGYGQLAWKLRQDSRVVVMERTNIRHVSPADLPERPNFFVADCSFISLKLVLPPLKALVTPDAVGVVLVKPQFEAGRNAVGKGGVVRDSKIHDAVLTDVAASARDLGFLSDRVIPSPLLGPAGNKEFLMELKVAHHA
- the recN gene encoding DNA repair protein RecN; this encodes MLETLHIQNFAIIDEIEIDFRPGLNVLTGETGAGKSIILGALDLVLGGRASADIVRDNVDRAKVDAVFRIPRPSRHLKALLDSLEIELTDGELVLTRIIAADGRSRANVCGNIVPVSMLAQIGDELVDLHGQHDHQSLLKTDRQLELLDNFANTEVDAAVVAELVGKLRDIEKQIAEMETDDRERARRVEFLRFEVTEINGADLKPSEEDEVKSRRNIITNAEKIYELTCGAYAHLYERDGDAAIDSMDHALRALEELARIDTRFQSFVSGLGEVRASLADLCSELRGYTGQVEYDPQELESLNQRISQIGDLKRKFGDSIEAILAYRDNAVEEIERFEQRDKHLAEMQSQRDEYLREATNAAGALSEKRRSAAARLDKKVTAALQELGMKGGKFETHFETIDLNSKGIDRADFMLAANPGERPKLLKQVASGGEISRVMLAIKTVFASADRIPTLVFDEIDAGVGGAVANKVAQRLRELAESHQTICITHLPQIAAAGHTHYYVSKTTVKGRTTTTVSPVENNARIEELARLLDGSISDVSLKHASAMLESHGA